A window of Macrotis lagotis isolate mMagLag1 chromosome X, bilby.v1.9.chrom.fasta, whole genome shotgun sequence contains these coding sequences:
- the VKORC1 gene encoding vitamin K epoxide reductase complex subunit 1, translating into MAHWGGWGSPGQARLMLCLAGLALSAYTLHVKTERARSRDYRAYCNLGEAVSCSRVFSSRWGKGFGLVEPFLGPDSILNQSNSIFGLIFYSQQLLLGCSSAPWASTLLIFSSMLSLLGSVYLAWILFFVLHDFCLVCVTTYAINLGLAILNYQKAPRPFKLQDQNKKGH; encoded by the exons ATGGCACATTGGGGCGGCTGGGGCAGCCCCGGGCAGGCGCGGCTCATGCTCTGCCTGGCTGGGCTGGCGCTCTCGGCCTACACGCTGCACGTGAAGACAGAGCGCGCCCGGAGCCGGGACTACCGTGCCTACTGCAACCTAGGAGAGGCCGTCAGCTGCTCCCGCGTGTTCTCCTCCCG ATGGGGTAAGGGCTTCGGGCTGGTGGAGCCCTTCCTGGGTCCCGACAGCATCCTGAACCAGTCCAACAGCATCTTCGGTCTTATCTTTTATAGCCAGCAGCTCCTTCTCG gCTGCTCCAGTGCTCCATGGGCTTCCACACTATTGATATTCAGCTCCATGCTTTCTCTTTTGGGTTCAGTTTACCTggcatggattttattttttgtgctcCATGACTTTTGCCTGGTTTGTGTCACCACCTATGCCATCAATTTGGGTCTAGCTATACTCAATTACCAGAAGGCACCGAGGCCCTTCAAACTTCAAGACCAAAATAAAAAGGGACACTGA